In the genome of Hyphobacterium sp. CCMP332, one region contains:
- a CDS encoding TolC family protein produces MKIRFIYILSVLFGLSIINTFAQNDTTLVMDFDAYMKIVKEHHPIGQQAELQLDRGKAVLREARGGFDPKINLESSQKDFEDKNYYDLLDAGLKVPTWFGLEFNGGYEQTRGVFLNPENNTPGAGLVYAGVGIPIGEGLFIDKRRAELRKAKIFRESTEAMRKSIYNELLFDAGKAYWEWFMAYHVLLVYENALNVAIQRFEAVKQSALFGDKPSIDTLESGIQVQNRRLALQQSRLDFKNTSALLSIYLWRDGEIPLELDSIVVPQEKDRVETDARSGFSELEIDSLLLNHPDLLQYDFKIEQLDIERRWKIEQLKPDLNLKYNFLAEPLTNNIFSEFTPNNYKWGLQFEMPVLLRKERGALLQTKVKVQEAQFDYSLKQAELGFKFQAARNELFTTNSQVNLYRQTVQDYRGLLTGERTKFNGGESSLFLVNSRELGYINAQIKLIELLSKNQKAKLKRDYALGILSEINY; encoded by the coding sequence ATGAAGATACGCTTCATATATATCTTATCCGTTCTTTTTGGACTGAGCATTATAAATACATTCGCTCAAAATGATACCACTTTGGTCATGGATTTTGATGCGTATATGAAGATTGTAAAAGAGCATCATCCTATTGGTCAACAAGCGGAATTACAACTGGACAGGGGTAAGGCCGTGCTTCGAGAAGCAAGGGGAGGATTCGATCCAAAGATAAATCTGGAATCTTCACAGAAGGACTTTGAAGATAAAAACTATTATGATCTTCTGGATGCCGGTTTGAAGGTACCAACATGGTTTGGTCTTGAGTTTAATGGTGGTTATGAACAAACCAGGGGAGTTTTTTTAAATCCTGAGAATAATACACCAGGAGCGGGTCTTGTATATGCAGGAGTCGGCATTCCCATTGGAGAGGGTTTATTCATTGATAAACGCAGGGCAGAATTGAGAAAAGCCAAAATTTTCAGAGAAAGCACCGAAGCGATGAGAAAGTCAATTTACAATGAACTCTTGTTCGATGCTGGAAAGGCCTATTGGGAATGGTTTATGGCTTACCATGTGCTTCTGGTTTATGAAAATGCCTTAAATGTTGCCATTCAAAGATTTGAAGCTGTAAAACAGTCTGCATTATTTGGAGATAAACCCAGCATCGATACTTTGGAGTCAGGGATACAGGTGCAAAACAGACGTCTTGCACTTCAGCAATCCAGACTTGACTTTAAAAATACGTCTGCGCTACTTTCCATTTATTTGTGGAGAGACGGTGAAATCCCTTTGGAATTAGATTCCATAGTCGTTCCACAGGAAAAAGATCGCGTAGAAACAGATGCCCGTTCTGGTTTTTCAGAATTGGAAATCGATAGCTTGCTTCTCAATCATCCTGATCTGTTACAATACGATTTTAAAATTGAACAATTGGACATTGAGCGAAGATGGAAAATAGAACAGCTCAAACCCGATTTAAATTTGAAATACAATTTTTTAGCCGAACCTTTGACAAATAACATCTTTTCTGAATTTACACCAAATAATTACAAATGGGGTTTGCAATTTGAAATGCCCGTTTTATTAAGAAAAGAAAGAGGAGCCTTGCTTCAAACCAAAGTCAAAGTACAAGAAGCGCAATTTGATTATAGCCTTAAACAGGCGGAATTGGGTTTTAAATTTCAGGCGGCGAGAAACGAGTTATTTACTACCAATAGTCAGGTAAATTTATATCGTCAAACAGTACAAGATTATCGGGGACTTTTGACGGGGGAAAGAACAAAATTTAACGGCGGGGAAAGCTCGCTCTTTTTAGTGAACTCAAGGGAGTTGGGCTATATTAATGCTCAAATTAAACTGATAGAATTGCTATCCAAAAATCAAAAAGCAAAGCTCAAACGCGACTATGCTTTGGGAATTCTTTCAGAAATCAATTATTGA
- a CDS encoding DUF4382 domain-containing protein, with product MKVRLISNPIIIIISLFAFFFNGCKEESDVPGTASIKISMVDAPGDFDSVIIDVEDVLINLSGSGSDWESMDGVKPGSYDLLKLTNGNEWILGETELPSGNLSQIRLLLGSGNRLYIEDSAIYLPVPSANRSGLKINIQESLEGDKSYKLILDFDVDKSIVRLGNGDFQLKPVIRGKLESKSGAIKGRILPESNLYRIYAIRGIDTLNTHSNVNGEFLLRALDPGIYDLIIPNDSGIDLSIEEISIRAGEVKDLGDLRML from the coding sequence ATGAAAGTTAGGCTGATTTCAAATCCAATTATAATCATTATTTCTCTTTTTGCATTCTTTTTTAATGGATGCAAAGAAGAAAGCGATGTGCCAGGTACTGCGTCAATTAAAATCTCAATGGTAGATGCGCCAGGAGATTTTGATTCGGTTATAATTGATGTGGAAGATGTGTTAATCAATTTAAGTGGATCGGGATCAGATTGGGAAAGTATGGATGGTGTTAAACCGGGAAGTTATGATCTGCTCAAATTAACCAATGGGAATGAGTGGATTTTAGGTGAAACTGAATTGCCCTCAGGTAATTTAAGTCAAATTAGACTTTTACTTGGATCGGGAAATCGATTGTATATCGAGGATTCCGCAATATATCTTCCTGTACCTTCAGCTAATCGAAGTGGATTAAAAATTAACATACAGGAGTCTTTAGAAGGTGACAAATCCTACAAACTCATACTAGATTTTGACGTTGACAAATCCATTGTAAGACTTGGAAATGGAGATTTTCAACTCAAACCTGTGATTAGAGGAAAATTGGAATCTAAAAGTGGAGCAATAAAAGGTAGAATTTTGCCTGAATCTAATTTATACAGGATCTATGCCATAAGGGGAATTGATACATTAAATACACATTCGAATGTCAATGGAGAATTTTTACTCAGGGCTCTCGATCCTGGTATTTATGACTTAATTATACCTAATGATTCAGGTATTGATCTTAGCATTGAGGAAATAAGCATCAGGGCAGGAGAGGTTAAAGATTTGGGCGATTTAAGGATGCTCTAA
- a CDS encoding response regulator, whose translation MKKPRVLIVDDDDLFIQKLSVILEPLSNEIYKSRSAENALYYISTFKPDYLFIDNILPKLKGNDVIKQFKEFHPGMKIILFSGRFDMNEVSSAIQNQTDFILEKGSIDNNTVTQILNDNKFSEGKNSFLDRILVKLNQLKDQSKYNIAILEDDELFQLKLKKTIQNHQINENDIVSYSSKKSFLKGIDKNIPDIVFMDYFLPDGNSMNLLEKIKEKRANTKIIFISSQEDAHIAMSLKNKKCDGYIIKNENWESKLIDYIHQLTV comes from the coding sequence ATGAAAAAGCCACGCGTTCTTATCGTAGATGATGATGATTTATTTATTCAAAAATTATCTGTCATTTTAGAACCTTTGTCAAATGAAATTTATAAAAGCAGGAGTGCAGAAAATGCACTGTATTACATAAGTACTTTCAAACCTGACTATCTCTTTATAGATAATATTCTTCCTAAACTAAAAGGAAATGATGTTATTAAACAGTTCAAAGAGTTTCATCCCGGGATGAAGATAATACTCTTTTCCGGACGATTTGATATGAATGAGGTGTCCAGCGCTATACAAAATCAAACAGATTTTATACTAGAAAAAGGGTCTATCGACAATAATACGGTGACTCAAATCTTAAATGATAATAAGTTCTCTGAAGGGAAGAATTCTTTTTTAGATAGAATTTTAGTTAAACTAAATCAGTTAAAAGATCAGTCTAAATATAATATTGCTATTCTTGAAGACGATGAGTTGTTTCAATTAAAACTCAAAAAGACAATTCAAAACCATCAAATAAATGAAAATGATATTGTTTCCTATTCAAGTAAAAAATCTTTTTTAAAAGGGATTGACAAGAATATCCCTGATATCGTATTTATGGACTACTTTTTGCCTGATGGAAATAGTATGAATCTGTTAGAAAAAATTAAAGAAAAACGTGCAAACACTAAAATTATATTTATAAGTTCTCAGGAGGATGCGCATATTGCCATGTCACTCAAAAATAAAAAATGTGATGGCTATATTATCAAAAATGAAAATTGGGAATCTAAATTAATCGACTACATACATCAACTGACTGTATAA
- a CDS encoding response regulator, with product MKHHLPVPENEQDRIKKLNYYNILDTIPEDVFDDLTKLAANILDVPIVLVSLIDNNRQWFKSKFGIDANETSRDISFCQYAIMDKKVFEVNDAMEDDRFNENPLVLGNPNIRFYAGAPLTDDEGYNLGTLCAIDRKPRKLSKQDKESLEAISRTVIRLIQFRKEQQRVEKLSKVKDEFLANMSHEIRTPMNAIIGFNDLLRKTDLNPEQRKNVEIISTASRNLLHILNNILDLSKIESGRLELDIRSLNLEKVIKQITELHHNKVKEKGLKLLLSYDFDIPKYVKSDETRLYQIFGNLISNAIKFTDSGSIHLSAESKSITDERVIIRFEVKDTGIGISQKNISKIFNRFSQEEASTSKKYGGTGLGLNIVKELTELLGGTIMVSSVKGEGATFSIEMPFEISDSQEIGMQEKFQNSSEEIDKLLGLNVLLVDDNEHNQLLAGNYLDKNSASYDVASNGKEAIELLENRNYDIIIMDLQMPVMDGLEATEHIRKKLKMKLPIIACSAYSVVKEKEKCLEIGMNDYIVKPYREEDLVNCILTFTKSQEPSHKKDKNGQYNNSKNTNNHLKTFNKIEENDGKEFLLSMLNIAKKRFPKDIEELDLAFAKEDYNTISKKAHMIHGSLVSLDLLNESKAASQLEEAAKKKNKKSTNKYFIMVKEYLQEYLNSIKQFES from the coding sequence ATGAAACATCACTTACCGGTTCCGGAAAATGAACAAGACAGAATAAAAAAACTTAATTATTACAATATTCTCGATACCATTCCAGAAGATGTCTTTGATGATCTCACTAAGCTTGCAGCAAACATTCTGGATGTGCCAATTGTATTAGTAAGTCTTATTGACAATAATCGCCAATGGTTTAAATCAAAGTTTGGAATTGATGCGAATGAAACCAGCAGAGATATATCTTTTTGTCAATATGCAATAATGGATAAAAAAGTTTTTGAGGTGAATGATGCCATGGAAGATGATCGATTTAACGAAAACCCTTTGGTTTTGGGTAATCCAAATATTCGTTTTTACGCAGGAGCACCTTTAACAGATGACGAAGGATATAATTTAGGCACACTTTGCGCAATAGATCGAAAGCCTCGAAAATTATCTAAACAAGATAAAGAATCCTTAGAAGCAATCAGCAGAACGGTAATAAGGTTAATTCAATTTCGAAAAGAACAGCAGCGTGTTGAAAAGCTCTCTAAAGTAAAAGATGAGTTTCTTGCCAATATGAGTCATGAAATCAGAACGCCAATGAATGCCATAATTGGTTTTAATGACCTTTTAAGAAAAACTGATCTTAATCCGGAACAAAGAAAAAATGTTGAAATAATTTCTACAGCATCCAGAAACCTTCTTCACATCCTGAACAACATTCTCGACCTCTCGAAAATAGAAAGCGGGCGGCTGGAATTGGATATTCGATCACTTAATCTTGAAAAAGTGATAAAACAAATAACAGAACTTCATCATAATAAAGTAAAAGAAAAAGGATTAAAGCTTTTGTTAAGTTATGATTTTGATATTCCAAAGTATGTGAAATCCGATGAAACAAGGCTTTATCAAATATTCGGAAATTTAATTTCAAATGCTATCAAATTTACCGATAGTGGATCAATTCACTTAAGTGCGGAAAGTAAATCAATTACAGATGAGCGTGTCATAATTCGGTTCGAAGTAAAGGATACAGGAATAGGAATTTCTCAAAAAAATATAAGCAAAATCTTTAATCGATTTAGTCAAGAGGAAGCCAGCACAAGTAAAAAATATGGCGGTACCGGACTGGGGCTAAATATAGTAAAAGAGCTTACAGAATTATTAGGCGGCACAATAATGGTTTCTAGCGTAAAGGGTGAAGGCGCAACATTTTCAATAGAAATGCCTTTTGAAATCTCGGATTCTCAAGAAATAGGAATGCAGGAAAAATTCCAAAATTCTTCTGAGGAGATAGATAAACTTTTGGGACTAAATGTACTTCTTGTAGATGACAACGAACATAATCAACTTCTTGCCGGGAATTATCTTGATAAAAATTCAGCAAGCTACGATGTGGCCAGTAATGGGAAAGAAGCCATCGAATTGCTTGAAAATAGGAACTATGACATAATAATCATGGATTTACAAATGCCTGTAATGGACGGTTTGGAAGCGACAGAACACATAAGGAAAAAATTGAAAATGAAATTGCCTATAATTGCCTGCTCCGCATATTCGGTGGTTAAAGAAAAAGAGAAGTGTCTTGAAATTGGAATGAATGATTATATCGTAAAACCATACAGAGAGGAAGATCTTGTGAATTGTATTTTAACATTTACAAAAAGCCAGGAGCCATCTCACAAAAAAGATAAAAATGGTCAGTACAATAATTCCAAAAATACAAACAATCACCTCAAAACTTTTAACAAAATAGAAGAGAATGATGGAAAAGAATTTTTATTGAGTATGCTCAATATTGCAAAAAAAAGATTCCCAAAAGATATTGAAGAACTTGACTTAGCATTTGCAAAGGAAGATTACAATACAATATCTAAGAAAGCTCACATGATTCATGGATCTTTAGTTAGTCTTGATTTGTTAAATGAAAGTAAAGCAGCATCACAATTGGAGGAGGCTGCTAAAAAGAAAAATAAAAAAAGTACGAATAAGTATTTCATAATGGTTAAAGAGTACCTACAGGAGTATTTAAATAGTATCAAACAATTCGAATCTTAA
- a CDS encoding DUF2490 domain-containing protein: MKISGLTVAILLIFIGAQHSEAQKKVMHQDLLWARHYLKIQIDKRYIFRHEIEERVFFKNLRQHQFMTRAFIDRSIGKGWNSALGFAYFLQASPEDPGIEKYITQTELRPIFEFGNRQILSSKIIIDHRYWTEFRFFEKDDRSYSFRNLRFRYRLEMRYQLSDLFIIRVLDELHFNAGGKSTISIFDQNRIGFAIQFYPMTNFGFELAYINWYQQQSIPENFYNRNIIRFTVFLHLNAKSRTDD; the protein is encoded by the coding sequence GTGAAAATCTCTGGGCTGACCGTGGCAATTCTCCTTATTTTTATTGGTGCTCAACATTCTGAAGCACAAAAAAAAGTGATGCATCAGGATTTGCTTTGGGCAAGGCATTACCTAAAAATTCAGATTGACAAGAGGTATATTTTCCGGCATGAAATAGAAGAACGAGTCTTTTTTAAAAATTTGAGACAACATCAATTCATGACCCGTGCCTTTATTGACCGCTCAATTGGCAAAGGATGGAATTCTGCCTTGGGCTTCGCCTACTTTTTGCAAGCTTCACCTGAGGATCCTGGTATTGAAAAATACATCACCCAGACAGAGCTTCGTCCGATTTTCGAGTTTGGAAACCGGCAAATTCTCTCCAGTAAAATAATAATTGATCATCGGTATTGGACAGAGTTTCGTTTTTTTGAAAAAGATGATCGTTCTTATTCTTTTCGAAACTTACGATTCAGATATAGGCTCGAGATGAGATATCAGCTAAGTGACTTATTCATTATCCGTGTTTTGGACGAACTTCATTTTAATGCAGGTGGAAAGTCAACTATTTCAATTTTTGATCAAAATAGAATTGGATTTGCCATCCAGTTTTACCCAATGACCAATTTTGGCTTTGAACTGGCTTATATAAATTGGTATCAGCAGCAATCAATACCCGAAAATTTCTATAACCGCAATATTATACGCTTTACAGTTTTTTTGCATTTAAATGCAAAATCTAGAACAGATGATTAA
- a CDS encoding cupin domain-containing protein, with the protein MENAKVYNLKDSIDYSRDATVSKIVSKNKNGSCTLFAFDKSQNLSEHTAPFDAIAQILEGKCEIKIDGVVNVLSAGQIIIMPANVPHALEATEAFKMMLIMIKV; encoded by the coding sequence ATGGAAAATGCTAAAGTTTATAATTTGAAAGACAGTATCGATTATTCGCGCGATGCAACAGTCAGTAAAATCGTTAGCAAAAATAAAAATGGATCTTGTACCCTATTCGCATTTGACAAAAGTCAGAATTTAAGCGAACATACAGCGCCTTTTGACGCAATTGCCCAAATTCTCGAAGGGAAATGTGAAATTAAAATCGACGGCGTGGTCAATGTTTTAAGCGCTGGTCAGATTATCATAATGCCCGCCAATGTTCCACATGCACTGGAAGCCACCGAAGCTTTTAAAATGATGTTGATCATGATTAAAGTTTGA
- a CDS encoding glycoside hydrolase family 97 protein, with the protein MKNTLFLLTFSLLVMLSCQKKASQQMVESPTKNNRIEFYLTEKGEPFYIVSHNGEIIIDSSFMSFDFKDQTSLKGGFEILKTSFSTLNETWEMPWGEQRKVINHYNEIVIELQESQSPGRKLNLFLRAYDDGIALRYEFPMQNDTDSLFIMEEHTEFNFTEDLIAWWIPADWDSYEHLYSKTKISKINAFKYRDAAGLGFTSIKDNAVNTPVTFRAKNGLHLSIHEAALLDYAGMTLKVDTVNLKMTSQLVGSDRLAYKVKRALPFKTPWRSIQISDEAKDLINSKLIVNLNDANKLGDISWFKPKKYMGIWWEMHIAVGSFDYGMTMDKNTGKWVDSGNAHGRHSATTENAKRYIDFASENNITGLLIEGWNTGWERWIGFEDREGVFDFVTPYPDYDIREVVHYGKEKGVEIIMHHETSAAIKTYEQQMDSAYKLMKSLGMHVVKSGYVGKIIPKGEYHHGQWMVNHYQKPLEKAAKYQVAVNPHEPIKATGLRRTYPNAISREGLRGQEFNAWSGDGGNPPEHLPIVAFTRMLSGPIDFTPGVFDMSLPTKENNQINTTLAHQLAIYVVIYSPIQMACDLPENYSNRPAFQFIKDVGVDWEQTEVLDGDVGEFVVIAREEKGTGNWFVGGITNEKERNYRLDFGFLENDKNYKGIIYRDSEQSHYRNKPEDIAIDSFDVNNQDAKEITMKEGGGFAISLIMEKL; encoded by the coding sequence ATGAAGAATACGCTATTCCTGCTTACTTTCTCCCTGCTAGTAATGCTGAGTTGTCAAAAAAAGGCAAGTCAACAAATGGTCGAATCGCCTACCAAGAACAATCGCATTGAATTCTATCTCACAGAAAAAGGCGAACCCTTTTATATTGTATCACACAATGGGGAAATAATTATTGACAGCTCATTTATGAGTTTTGATTTCAAAGATCAGACATCACTTAAAGGCGGTTTTGAAATCTTGAAAACAAGTTTTTCTACCTTGAACGAAACCTGGGAAATGCCTTGGGGCGAGCAAAGGAAGGTTATCAATCATTACAATGAAATAGTGATAGAATTGCAGGAAAGTCAAAGCCCCGGGCGAAAACTAAATCTTTTTCTCCGAGCCTATGATGATGGTATTGCACTGCGTTATGAATTCCCAATGCAAAATGACACAGATTCATTATTCATCATGGAAGAACATACAGAATTCAATTTTACTGAGGACCTCATCGCCTGGTGGATCCCCGCTGATTGGGACAGCTATGAGCATCTTTATTCCAAAACCAAAATTTCGAAGATCAATGCTTTTAAGTACAGGGATGCTGCAGGACTGGGATTTACCTCAATCAAGGACAACGCAGTCAACACACCTGTTACTTTCAGAGCAAAAAATGGCTTGCATTTGAGCATTCACGAAGCCGCTTTGCTCGATTATGCAGGCATGACACTGAAGGTAGATACTGTCAATTTAAAAATGACAAGTCAATTGGTAGGTTCTGATCGATTGGCTTATAAAGTCAAAAGAGCCTTGCCTTTTAAAACACCCTGGCGAAGCATACAGATCTCCGACGAAGCTAAAGATTTGATTAATTCAAAACTCATTGTCAATTTAAATGACGCCAATAAATTGGGGGATATAAGCTGGTTTAAACCAAAAAAATACATGGGCATATGGTGGGAAATGCACATTGCTGTTGGTTCCTTTGATTACGGTATGACTATGGATAAAAACACTGGCAAATGGGTGGATTCGGGCAATGCGCATGGCAGGCATTCAGCTACCACGGAAAACGCCAAACGTTATATCGATTTTGCCTCGGAAAACAATATTACAGGCCTTTTAATTGAAGGTTGGAATACCGGATGGGAAAGATGGATCGGGTTTGAAGATCGCGAAGGTGTATTTGATTTTGTAACACCTTATCCCGATTACGACATCAGGGAAGTTGTACACTACGGCAAGGAAAAAGGGGTAGAAATTATCATGCATCACGAAACATCAGCTGCAATCAAAACCTACGAACAGCAAATGGACAGCGCTTATAAATTAATGAAGTCCCTGGGGATGCATGTTGTAAAATCGGGCTATGTCGGAAAAATTATACCCAAAGGTGAATACCATCACGGACAGTGGATGGTTAATCATTACCAAAAACCATTAGAGAAAGCCGCCAAATACCAGGTGGCAGTAAATCCTCATGAACCCATCAAAGCAACAGGATTGAGAAGAACCTATCCCAATGCCATATCACGAGAGGGTTTGAGAGGCCAGGAATTCAATGCATGGTCGGGCGATGGCGGAAATCCTCCTGAGCATTTGCCTATAGTGGCTTTTACAAGAATGCTTTCGGGCCCTATCGATTTTACACCCGGAGTATTTGATATGTCATTGCCCACAAAGGAAAATAATCAGATCAATACCACTTTAGCGCATCAATTGGCCATTTATGTGGTCATTTACAGTCCCATTCAAATGGCTTGCGATCTGCCCGAAAATTATTCCAATAGACCTGCATTTCAATTTATCAAAGATGTGGGTGTTGATTGGGAGCAAACAGAAGTATTGGATGGTGATGTCGGCGAATTTGTGGTTATTGCAAGAGAAGAAAAAGGAACAGGTAATTGGTTTGTGGGAGGAATTACCAACGAAAAAGAAAGAAATTATCGTCTGGATTTTGGCTTTTTGGAAAATGATAAAAATTATAAGGGTATCATTTATCGTGATTCCGAACAAAGCCATTACAGAAACAAACCCGAGGATATTGCAATTGATTCTTTTGATGTAAACAATCAAGACGCAAAAGAAATAACCATGAAAGAAGGGGGCGGATTTGCCATAAGTCTTATAATGGAAAAATTATAA
- a CDS encoding YdeI/OmpD-associated family protein has protein sequence MLQSVSTEFCPKNSSDWRNWLFENHKNKKGVWLIIYKIGSSKQNITWSEAVDEALCFGWIDSIKKPIDEEKYKHYYGPRKAKSIWSKVNKDKVKKLIASKLMTEAGLKSIEIAKNNGTWSFLDSVEALEVPIDLENEFAKHKGSKEYYNSLSQSIQKGMLAWVKMAKRTETREKRILEIAENAAKHKKPKHFV, from the coding sequence ATGCTACAATCCGTATCCACCGAATTCTGTCCCAAAAATTCATCCGACTGGAGGAATTGGTTATTCGAAAATCACAAAAATAAGAAAGGCGTTTGGCTGATCATTTATAAAATAGGCTCCTCAAAACAAAATATTACATGGTCGGAGGCTGTGGATGAAGCGTTGTGCTTTGGATGGATCGATAGTATCAAAAAACCAATAGATGAGGAGAAGTACAAACACTATTACGGCCCCCGCAAAGCAAAAAGCATTTGGTCTAAAGTCAATAAAGATAAAGTCAAAAAACTGATCGCTTCAAAATTAATGACTGAAGCCGGTTTAAAATCAATCGAAATAGCAAAGAATAATGGTACTTGGTCTTTTCTCGATTCTGTCGAAGCGCTTGAAGTTCCCATCGATTTGGAGAATGAATTTGCTAAACACAAGGGTTCAAAAGAATATTATAATTCATTGAGCCAATCAATACAAAAAGGAATGCTGGCTTGGGTTAAAATGGCAAAAAGAACAGAAACAAGAGAAAAACGAATTCTGGAAATCGCAGAGAATGCGGCCAAACACAAAAAACCAAAACACTTTGTCTAA
- a CDS encoding amidohydrolase family protein, which translates to MKNLLLIFIAFLLLTACANRQGNNLEIDKDWEDSILVVNDHHVHIMSPNLIALWKKMGIPFSKNDNYYSNVDTIIATNGANYISLISMAYVYASTEFGGGTDNITENIRLENDFLAKAKSRFPESIKAFYGVDPLHESAIEEIERCHKKLKLDGIKLHFNASQVYLTEPEHLAKIKEVFVYASFNQIPILLHFDNSHPKFGKTDVEILANSVLSQLNYVNLQIAHFGTSGGFNKKTKIILDSFIDLFEKNHPISKHRIVFDISGVGLDKEADGVSKLTENQFRELSDYCRKLGFEKIVFGTDYPLYKSVEYFDLLKRKLNLTEQEITELLKIK; encoded by the coding sequence ATGAAAAACCTGCTATTAATATTTATCGCTTTTCTTCTTTTAACCGCTTGTGCAAACAGGCAAGGTAATAATTTAGAAATTGACAAAGATTGGGAAGACAGCATTTTGGTTGTTAATGACCACCACGTTCATATAATGAGCCCCAATCTTATTGCATTGTGGAAGAAAATGGGGATTCCGTTTTCAAAAAATGATAATTATTATTCAAATGTTGACACAATAATTGCCACAAATGGGGCAAACTACATTTCATTGATTTCAATGGCATATGTTTATGCTTCTACGGAGTTTGGTGGCGGTACAGATAACATTACCGAAAATATACGATTGGAGAATGATTTTTTAGCTAAAGCAAAATCCAGGTTCCCTGAAAGCATAAAGGCCTTCTATGGAGTTGACCCTTTGCACGAAAGTGCTATAGAGGAAATTGAAAGATGCCACAAGAAACTAAAATTGGACGGAATTAAACTTCATTTCAATGCATCTCAAGTCTATCTGACAGAACCTGAACATCTTGCAAAAATTAAAGAAGTATTTGTATATGCATCTTTCAACCAAATTCCTATTCTCTTGCATTTTGATAATAGTCATCCAAAATTCGGAAAAACAGATGTAGAAATTCTTGCAAATTCGGTTTTAAGCCAACTAAACTATGTCAACCTGCAAATTGCTCATTTTGGAACTTCTGGTGGTTTCAATAAAAAGACAAAAATCATATTGGATAGCTTTATTGACCTGTTTGAAAAAAACCACCCAATTAGCAAACATAGAATAGTATTCGATATTTCTGGAGTAGGACTTGATAAGGAGGCAGATGGCGTATCTAAACTAACAGAAAATCAATTTCGGGAGTTAAGTGATTATTGCAGGAAACTTGGTTTTGAAAAAATTGTATTTGGAACAGATTATCCGTTGTACAAGAGTGTGGAATATTTTGACCTCTTGAAAAGGAAATTAAACCTGACTGAACAAGAGATAACTGAACTTTTGAAGATAAAATGA
- a CDS encoding glyoxalase, whose protein sequence is MTKIDPIIAVKDINISAEWYQSVFNCKRTHGGNDFAVLEDENEEILVCLHKWGEHGHPTMMNPNVIPGNGLILYYKTDNLEAIRQNIENMNYPIEEEIHLSSNSKKMEFSLRDKDGYYWTITEFHKYEG, encoded by the coding sequence ATGACAAAAATTGACCCAATAATTGCAGTAAAAGACATAAATATTAGTGCGGAATGGTATCAATCAGTATTCAATTGTAAAAGAACACATGGAGGTAATGACTTTGCTGTGCTTGAAGATGAAAATGAAGAAATCTTAGTTTGCCTTCATAAGTGGGGAGAGCATGGCCATCCGACAATGATGAATCCAAACGTAATACCAGGGAATGGATTAATTCTTTATTATAAAACAGACAATTTAGAGGCAATCCGTCAGAATATTGAGAATATGAATTATCCTATTGAAGAAGAAATTCACTTAAGCTCAAATTCAAAGAAAATGGAATTTTCACTTCGTGACAAGGACGGTTATTATTGGACAATTACCGAATTTCATAAATATGAAGGATAA
- a CDS encoding GNAT family N-acetyltransferase, which produces MIGLESERLIFRQWLQSDYAVFAKFFLDEKNAQFVGGIKSPEESWRLMATYIGHYILKGFSYMAVAEKATGNLIGTIGLWKSLPWPEPEMGYWLLPEFQGKGYGVEAGTIVKNFAINELNLTSLVSYIDPENEVSKKLALRLGARYDKTIDLLSFGAHEVYRYK; this is translated from the coding sequence ATGATTGGTTTAGAATCGGAGAGATTAATCTTTAGGCAATGGTTACAATCAGACTATGCTGTCTTTGCTAAATTCTTTTTGGACGAAAAGAATGCTCAATTTGTTGGAGGTATAAAGAGCCCGGAAGAGTCCTGGAGGTTGATGGCAACTTATATTGGACATTACATACTCAAAGGATTCTCGTATATGGCGGTGGCGGAAAAAGCTACTGGAAATTTAATTGGCACCATTGGACTTTGGAAATCTTTGCCCTGGCCTGAGCCAGAAATGGGTTATTGGCTTCTGCCTGAATTTCAAGGAAAAGGTTATGGAGTCGAAGCTGGAACAATTGTAAAGAACTTTGCGATTAATGAGCTCAACTTAACTTCTTTGGTAAGTTATATTGATCCTGAAAATGAAGTATCAAAGAAACTAGCTCTTAGACTTGGGGCGAGATATGACAAAACGATTGATTTGTTGAGTTTTGGTGCTCATGAAGTTTATAGATACAAATAA